One region of Aeromicrobium sp. Sec7.5 genomic DNA includes:
- a CDS encoding NAD(P)/FAD-dependent oxidoreductase codes for MTEDNPASAPDAPPAPASVVVVGAGVAGWRVARDLRGAGFTGTVTVLGDEAPYDRPPLSKQYLAGEFDDARISLFRGEEPGSIDVTVREVRVASVRPGVVTLDDGEQVEAEAIVVATGSTARRPALLDGHDVHTLRTRGDAQALRAAFADASSLLVLGGGFIGAEVAATARAAGLDVTIVELQPNLLGAALGPDCGTRLEEVHTAHGVELVTGTGVERLETTDGRTVAVLADGRELTADVVVAGFGASLNLDVLDGAGLDLADGVVCDATGRVAGLDGVWAVGDIAAWHDPLLDRPVRREHWQVAGEQASLVARAIAGTLEPTTKRNPPYFWSDQFDLKVQVFGRPELADRSGWLEADDLEPRSVWAHHRGEHLVGVVTFGVPRLLGRFRPLVTEGLAAVAAS; via the coding sequence GTGACTGAAGACAACCCCGCGTCGGCACCTGACGCACCCCCCGCGCCCGCCTCGGTCGTCGTCGTGGGGGCGGGTGTGGCCGGGTGGCGCGTCGCCCGCGACCTGCGTGGCGCCGGTTTCACGGGCACCGTCACGGTGCTCGGCGACGAGGCCCCGTACGACCGTCCGCCGCTGTCGAAGCAGTACCTGGCGGGGGAGTTCGACGACGCCCGTATCTCGCTGTTCCGCGGCGAGGAGCCCGGCTCCATCGACGTGACCGTGCGCGAGGTGCGGGTCGCGTCGGTCCGACCGGGAGTCGTCACGCTCGACGACGGCGAGCAGGTCGAGGCCGAGGCGATCGTCGTCGCGACCGGCTCGACGGCCCGTCGGCCCGCGCTCCTGGACGGGCACGACGTGCACACCCTGCGCACCCGCGGTGACGCCCAGGCCCTGCGGGCCGCGTTCGCCGACGCGTCCTCGCTGCTGGTCCTGGGCGGCGGGTTCATCGGCGCCGAGGTCGCCGCGACGGCCCGCGCGGCGGGCCTCGACGTCACGATCGTCGAGCTGCAACCGAACCTGCTCGGCGCCGCGCTCGGGCCGGATTGCGGCACGCGGCTCGAGGAGGTCCACACGGCCCACGGGGTCGAGCTCGTCACCGGCACGGGCGTCGAACGGCTCGAGACCACGGACGGCCGCACGGTCGCGGTGCTGGCCGACGGGCGCGAGCTGACCGCGGACGTCGTCGTGGCCGGCTTCGGTGCGTCCTTGAACCTCGACGTGCTGGACGGTGCCGGTCTCGACCTCGCGGACGGCGTCGTCTGTGACGCGACCGGGCGCGTCGCCGGCCTCGACGGCGTGTGGGCCGTGGGCGACATCGCCGCGTGGCACGACCCGCTCCTCGACCGTCCGGTGCGCCGCGAGCACTGGCAGGTCGCGGGCGAGCAGGCCTCGCTCGTGGCGCGGGCGATCGCCGGCACCCTCGAGCCCACGACCAAGCGGAACCCGCCCTACTTCTGGTCCGACCAGTTCGACCTCAAGGTGCAGGTGTTCGGCCGTCCCGAGCTCGCCGACCGCTCCGGCTGGCTCGAGGCCGACGACCTCGAGCCGCGCAGCGTCTGGGCGCACCACCGGGGCGAGCACCTCGTCGGCGTCGTGACGTTCGGCGTGCCGCGTCTGCTCGGTCGCTTCCGGCCACTCGTCACCGAGGGCCTCGCGGCCGTCGCCGCCTCGTAG
- a CDS encoding glycosyltransferase family 4 protein, with amino-acid sequence MRLLVHDFSGHPFQVQLSRELARRGHDVVHSSCDAYVSGKGALVAEPGETIVFETIGDGLVFDKLRFAKRLVVEIRLGFQLVRHVRSHRPDVAVLSNVQIPTLVIFAFAMLFVRIPWVLWHQDVYAIAVKSFAGDKLSRGFTVVSAVFEVAEKWCSRRAVAVVAISDAFVPVHEKWGTADKVTVIPNWAPLDEIVPVERKNDWAVEQGVDDTLTLLYSGTLGLKHDPSLLVALTKQVRDTGVDAELVVVNEGPAAEVIRDEAARLEVPVTLLPYQPYDRLPEVLGSGDVLLVLLDQRAGAFSVPSKTLSYLCAGRPILGLMPLENAASTLVERAGGAVFVPQSGSIPAAGAWVAEILGDTERRERVGVASRALAEDEFTAERCIDRFETLLTGIEGAR; translated from the coding sequence GTGCGACTGCTCGTGCACGACTTCAGTGGGCACCCCTTCCAGGTGCAGCTGAGCCGGGAGCTCGCCCGTCGTGGTCACGACGTCGTGCACTCCAGCTGCGACGCCTACGTCTCCGGCAAGGGCGCCCTCGTGGCCGAGCCCGGCGAGACGATCGTGTTCGAGACGATCGGTGACGGCCTCGTCTTCGACAAGCTGCGGTTCGCCAAGCGGCTGGTGGTCGAAATCCGACTCGGGTTCCAGCTCGTGCGCCACGTGCGCTCGCACCGACCGGACGTCGCGGTGCTGTCGAACGTGCAGATCCCGACGCTCGTGATCTTCGCCTTCGCGATGCTGTTCGTCCGCATCCCCTGGGTCCTGTGGCACCAGGACGTCTACGCCATCGCCGTGAAGTCCTTCGCCGGCGACAAGCTGTCGCGCGGCTTCACGGTCGTGTCGGCCGTCTTCGAGGTCGCCGAGAAGTGGTGCTCGCGCCGCGCCGTCGCGGTCGTGGCGATCTCCGACGCCTTCGTGCCGGTGCACGAGAAGTGGGGCACCGCCGACAAGGTCACGGTCATCCCGAACTGGGCGCCGCTCGACGAGATCGTGCCGGTCGAGCGCAAGAACGACTGGGCCGTCGAGCAGGGCGTCGACGACACCCTCACGCTCCTGTACTCGGGCACGCTCGGCCTCAAGCACGATCCGTCCCTGCTGGTGGCGTTGACCAAGCAGGTGCGCGACACCGGCGTCGACGCCGAGCTCGTCGTCGTCAACGAGGGACCGGCGGCCGAGGTCATCCGTGACGAGGCGGCGCGCCTCGAGGTACCCGTCACGCTGCTGCCGTACCAGCCCTACGACCGCCTGCCCGAGGTCCTCGGCTCGGGCGACGTCCTGCTCGTGCTGCTCGACCAGCGTGCCGGCGCCTTCTCGGTGCCGTCGAAGACCCTGTCCTACCTCTGCGCCGGCCGGCCGATACTGGGCCTCATGCCACTCGAGAACGCGGCGTCGACGCTCGTCGAGCGCGCCGGCGGCGCGGTGTTCGTCCCGCAGTCGGGCTCCATCCCGGCCGCTGGCGCCTGGGTCGCCGAGATCCTCGGCGACACCGAGCGACGCGAACGTGTGGGTGTCGCGAGCCGCGCGCTGGCGGAGGACGAGTTCACCGCCGAACGCTGCATCGACCGCTTCGAGACCCTGCTCACCGGCATCGAGGGTGCTCGATGA
- a CDS encoding sugar transferase, translating to MKRKRLLDLTLIALAAVVWIPVLLVASLAVLISEGRPVYYRSNRRVSVDRVMKVVKFRTMVRNADKLVNRDTVPVEGQVRFLNIPPDSPLYTRIGSLLERVGLTEIPQLVHVMSGRMSLIGNRPLPDNVQNLLREEYPHADDRFLTPSGLTGPAQLVGRQALTDDERLTIETAYCRAALRGYSFRLDLSILFSTVFIVLHLKKPMSYLEVEAMINRRSRVRSQTVLMTEQRADAPVIDLAAEQAS from the coding sequence ATGAAGCGCAAGCGTCTACTCGACCTGACACTGATCGCCCTGGCGGCGGTCGTGTGGATCCCCGTGCTGCTCGTCGCCAGCCTGGCGGTGCTCATCAGCGAGGGCCGTCCCGTCTACTACCGGTCCAACCGCCGCGTCTCGGTCGATCGCGTCATGAAGGTCGTCAAGTTCCGCACGATGGTGCGCAACGCCGACAAGCTCGTCAACCGCGACACCGTCCCGGTCGAGGGCCAGGTCCGCTTCCTCAACATCCCGCCGGACTCCCCGCTCTACACCCGGATCGGCAGCCTCCTGGAGCGCGTCGGCCTCACCGAGATCCCGCAGCTGGTCCACGTCATGAGCGGCCGCATGTCGCTGATCGGCAACCGTCCGCTCCCCGACAACGTGCAGAACCTGCTCCGCGAGGAGTACCCCCACGCCGACGATCGCTTCCTGACCCCGTCCGGCCTCACGGGCCCGGCGCAGCTGGTCGGCCGCCAGGCGCTCACCGACGACGAGCGGCTCACGATCGAGACGGCGTACTGCCGGGCGGCCCTGCGCGGCTACTCGTTCCGCCTCGACCTGTCGATCCTGTTCTCGACCGTGTTCATCGTGCTCCACCTGAAGAAGCCCATGAGCTACCTCGAGGTCGAGGCCATGATCAACCGCCGCAGCCGCGTGCGCTCGCAGACCGTCCTGATGACCGAGCAGCGTGCCGACGCCCCCGTCATCGACCTCGCCGCCGAGCAGGCCAGCTGA
- a CDS encoding TetR/AcrR family transcriptional regulator, whose translation MARNDSRRDRLADAGIAVLAREGSRGLTHRAVDRESGLPTGTASNYFRSRGELVEGLVQRIVNRLMPDPATLEELASLPAGRDSFTRHLRDIVRRMLADRDVTLAWFEMRLEAARRPEVAALMREVLLAGFRGDVAYNEAAGLPGGAREIALFHYAVDGLVLDRLTVSIDPEADLDQVVEDLVAGLLPG comes from the coding sequence ATGGCCCGCAACGACTCCCGCCGCGACCGGCTCGCCGACGCCGGGATCGCCGTGCTCGCCCGCGAGGGCTCACGGGGCCTCACCCACCGCGCGGTCGATCGCGAGAGCGGCCTGCCGACCGGCACTGCGTCGAACTACTTCCGGTCACGCGGCGAGCTCGTGGAGGGTCTGGTCCAGCGCATCGTCAACCGGTTGATGCCGGACCCAGCGACCCTCGAGGAGCTGGCCTCGCTCCCCGCCGGCCGCGACTCCTTCACCCGACACCTGCGCGACATCGTGCGCCGGATGCTGGCCGACCGTGACGTCACGCTCGCGTGGTTCGAGATGCGGCTCGAGGCCGCCCGCCGACCCGAGGTCGCCGCCTTGATGCGCGAGGTGCTGCTCGCGGGCTTCCGGGGCGACGTCGCCTACAACGAGGCGGCCGGCCTCCCCGGCGGCGCACGCGAGATCGCGTTGTTCCACTACGCGGTCGACGGACTGGTGCTCGACCGCCTGACCGTCTCGATCGACCCCGAGGCCGACCTCGACCAGGTCGTGGAGGACCTGGTGGCGGGCCTCCTGCCGGGCTGA
- a CDS encoding GNAT family N-acetyltransferase: MVAWATTRTGRRIRSPPDRFDDLAAVINPNRRATHCWCLSHRIGAKQIEELGGGSREQAMRSLCARDVPPGVVTYRDGTPVGWCNIGARSDIPRLVQSKLIRPVDDVPVWSIVCTVVRSGHRKQGVTQQLIEGAVQWARAQGAPAVEAHPVDPDGRMDLTMAFVGARAMYERAGFEVIGQTDAVASKMPRLVMRRTL, encoded by the coding sequence GTGGTGGCATGGGCGACGACACGCACTGGGAGACGCATCCGGTCACCCCCCGACCGCTTCGACGACCTCGCCGCCGTCATCAACCCGAACCGTCGCGCGACCCACTGCTGGTGCCTGTCGCACCGCATCGGCGCGAAGCAGATCGAGGAGCTCGGCGGCGGCAGTCGCGAGCAGGCCATGCGCAGCCTCTGCGCCCGCGACGTGCCGCCCGGCGTCGTCACGTACCGCGACGGCACGCCGGTCGGGTGGTGCAACATCGGGGCGCGGTCCGACATCCCCCGCCTGGTGCAGAGCAAGCTCATCCGTCCGGTCGACGACGTCCCGGTCTGGAGCATCGTCTGCACCGTCGTGCGCAGCGGCCACCGCAAGCAGGGCGTCACGCAGCAGCTCATCGAGGGCGCGGTGCAGTGGGCGAGGGCGCAGGGGGCGCCCGCGGTCGAGGCGCACCCCGTCGACCCTGATGGCCGCATGGACCTCACGATGGCCTTCGTCGGCGCCCGCGCGATGTACGAACGGGCTGGCTTCGAGGTCATCGGCCAGACCGACGCGGTGGCCTCGAAGATGCCCCGCCTGGTCATGCGCCGCACGCTCTGA
- a CDS encoding DEAD/DEAH box helicase, producing the protein MANRGQGRSGGTRSAGGQRRREVDNQGILPVLARGVREVESAVQRGRGTSIRSRYQAIALLVREERQRVKADTEVSEGQRGELLKRLDGVATILAKTAAREPHLFDLLAEDAVPSDEVRMLKREMTQAAGLEVAPEPEPATPEVSTRAERRVLPQSVVARQLANPFMAPDFSAAPPPTPQTQRLSTWELIGPLLSAFERASAGTPACMELPEPKSAMTPGGVPLMHHQAEVVQAAMEGHRSFLLADEPGLGKTAQSLLAAHAADAYPMLAVVPNVVKANWAREAEIWTPRRTATVIHGNGADIDGFADIVIVNYEVLDRHVGWLGDLGFRSMVLDEAHFIKNKSSQRSQHVLQVADRIRQRVARPLMLALTGTPLINEIEDFRAIWEFLGWIDEKQPRAQLMAALEDTGLTPLDPGFYPAARKSVIDLGIVRRRKIDVASDIPDRRIADIPVELEGEAARSIRDTQRELVRRLVSRYDHAVAARTEKPEGIDAQIVEHVAMLIRDETPADDAENVFTMMRRIGQAKSALAADYAVQLARQAGKVVFFAKHIDVMDTAQEVFEQRGLRYSTVRGNQTSAARQASIDAFVEDPDVKVIVCSLSAAGVGLNLQVASNLVLAELSWTYAEQTQAIDRVHRIGQDEPVTAWRIIGAQTIDTSIARLIDRKAGLAARALDGADEDTTSADLQLETLTALLVQALEARG; encoded by the coding sequence GTGGCCAATCGAGGTCAGGGTCGTTCCGGTGGAACCCGTTCCGCCGGTGGACAGCGTCGACGCGAGGTCGACAACCAAGGCATCCTGCCCGTGCTCGCGCGCGGCGTCCGTGAGGTCGAGTCCGCGGTGCAGCGCGGTCGCGGCACGTCGATCCGTTCGCGGTACCAGGCCATCGCGCTGCTCGTGCGCGAGGAGCGCCAGCGGGTCAAGGCCGACACCGAGGTCAGCGAGGGCCAGCGCGGCGAGCTGCTGAAGCGGCTCGACGGCGTGGCCACGATCCTCGCCAAGACCGCGGCCCGTGAGCCGCACCTGTTCGACCTGCTGGCCGAGGACGCCGTGCCGTCCGACGAGGTCCGCATGCTCAAGCGTGAGATGACCCAGGCCGCTGGCCTCGAGGTCGCGCCCGAGCCGGAGCCCGCCACCCCCGAGGTCTCCACCCGCGCCGAGCGTCGCGTCCTGCCGCAGTCGGTCGTCGCCCGCCAGCTCGCCAACCCCTTCATGGCGCCCGACTTCTCGGCAGCGCCGCCGCCCACCCCGCAGACGCAGCGACTCTCCACCTGGGAGCTCATCGGCCCGCTGCTCTCGGCCTTCGAGCGCGCCAGCGCCGGCACCCCGGCGTGCATGGAGCTGCCCGAACCCAAGTCCGCGATGACCCCCGGTGGCGTGCCGCTGATGCACCACCAGGCCGAGGTCGTCCAGGCCGCGATGGAGGGCCATCGCTCGTTCCTGCTCGCCGACGAGCCCGGACTCGGCAAGACCGCCCAGTCGCTGCTGGCGGCGCACGCGGCCGACGCCTACCCCATGCTCGCCGTCGTCCCGAACGTCGTGAAGGCGAACTGGGCCCGCGAGGCCGAGATCTGGACCCCGCGCCGCACGGCCACCGTGATCCACGGCAACGGCGCCGACATCGACGGCTTCGCCGACATCGTCATCGTCAACTACGAGGTGCTCGACCGGCACGTGGGCTGGCTCGGCGACCTCGGTTTCCGCAGCATGGTCCTCGACGAGGCCCACTTCATCAAGAACAAGTCGTCGCAGCGCTCGCAGCACGTGCTGCAGGTCGCCGACCGCATCCGCCAGCGCGTCGCGCGCCCCCTGATGCTCGCGCTGACCGGCACGCCGTTGATCAACGAGATCGAGGACTTCCGGGCCATCTGGGAGTTCCTCGGCTGGATCGACGAGAAGCAGCCGCGCGCCCAGCTCATGGCGGCGCTCGAGGACACCGGTCTGACCCCCCTCGACCCCGGGTTCTACCCGGCGGCCCGCAAGAGCGTGATCGACCTGGGCATCGTGCGTCGACGCAAGATCGACGTCGCCTCCGACATCCCCGACCGTCGCATCGCCGACATCCCCGTCGAGCTCGAGGGCGAGGCGGCGCGGTCGATCCGCGACACCCAGCGCGAGCTCGTGCGGCGTCTCGTGTCGCGGTACGACCATGCGGTCGCCGCCCGCACCGAGAAGCCGGAGGGCATCGACGCGCAGATCGTGGAGCACGTCGCGATGCTGATCCGCGACGAGACGCCGGCCGACGACGCCGAGAACGTCTTCACGATGATGCGTCGCATCGGGCAGGCCAAGTCCGCCCTCGCGGCCGACTACGCCGTTCAGCTCGCGCGTCAGGCCGGCAAGGTCGTGTTCTTCGCCAAGCACATCGATGTCATGGACACGGCCCAGGAGGTCTTCGAGCAGCGCGGCCTGCGGTACTCGACGGTCCGCGGCAACCAGACCTCGGCGGCGCGCCAGGCGAGCATCGACGCCTTCGTCGAGGATCCCGACGTCAAGGTCATCGTGTGCTCGCTGTCGGCGGCCGGCGTCGGCCTGAACCTCCAGGTCGCGTCGAACCTCGTGCTCGCCGAGCTCTCCTGGACCTACGCGGAGCAGACGCAGGCGATCGACCGGGTGCACCGCATCGGCCAGGACGAGCCCGTCACGGCGTGGCGCATCATCGGCGCCCAGACGATCGACACGAGCATCGCCCGCCTGATCGACCGCAAGGCCGGTCTCGCGGCGCGGGCGCTCGACGGCGCCGACGAGGACACCACCTCGGCCGACCTGCAGCTCGAGACCCTCACCGCCCTCCTCGTGCAGGCCCTCGAAGCGCGCGGCTGA
- a CDS encoding dihydrofolate reductase family protein, which yields MRELTYYVAVSLDGFIAGPDRDVSQYLYEGDHIEMIVREYRDTLPKVGLDALGLTATGDRFDTSLMGWTTYASGFTHTRDPYPHTRQIVFSRSHGQDEAPANLTVTDASPVEVVRELKAEEGAGIWLCGGGDLAGQLVDEVDRLVLKVNPVVLGAGTPLFGGVTGARPWSLEVSTPYESGVVVNEYVPGG from the coding sequence ATGCGCGAGCTGACCTACTACGTCGCCGTCTCCCTCGACGGCTTCATCGCCGGACCGGACCGCGACGTCAGCCAGTACCTGTACGAGGGCGACCACATCGAGATGATCGTCCGCGAGTACCGCGACACGCTGCCCAAGGTCGGCCTCGACGCCCTCGGCCTGACGGCCACGGGGGACCGTTTCGACACGTCGCTGATGGGCTGGACCACCTACGCGTCGGGCTTCACGCACACCCGCGACCCGTACCCGCACACCCGGCAGATCGTGTTCTCCCGTTCGCACGGGCAGGACGAGGCGCCGGCGAACCTCACCGTCACGGACGCCAGTCCGGTCGAGGTGGTCCGCGAGCTGAAGGCCGAGGAGGGCGCCGGCATCTGGTTGTGCGGGGGCGGTGACCTCGCCGGACAGCTGGTCGACGAGGTCGACCGGCTCGTGCTCAAGGTGAATCCGGTCGTCCTGGGCGCCGGCACGCCACTCTTCGGCGGCGTCACCGGTGCGCGGCCCTGGAGCCTCGAGGTCAGCACGCCCTACGAGAGTGGTGTCGTCGTCAACGAGTACGTGCCCGGCGGTTGA
- a CDS encoding DUF3817 domain-containing protein: MTQLQAATRTVFRTVAVAEAISWAGLLVAMFFKWVVAEDPHAGAEGGVPIMGPIHGGVFVLFVIASLVAWRVFSWRLGTLALALASAIPPFATIWFERRVDRQGLLGVSAADRTTAAAGPSGPA, translated from the coding sequence GTGACTCAGCTCCAGGCCGCCACCCGCACCGTCTTCCGCACCGTCGCCGTCGCCGAGGCCATCAGCTGGGCCGGCCTCCTGGTCGCGATGTTCTTCAAGTGGGTCGTGGCCGAGGATCCGCACGCCGGCGCCGAGGGTGGAGTGCCGATCATGGGCCCGATCCACGGCGGGGTGTTCGTGCTGTTCGTGATCGCGAGCCTCGTCGCGTGGCGCGTGTTCAGCTGGCGCCTCGGCACCCTCGCCCTCGCGCTCGCCTCCGCGATCCCCCCGTTCGCCACGATCTGGTTCGAGCGTCGCGTCGACCGCCAGGGCCTGCTCGGGGTCAGCGCAGCGGATCGAACGACCGCAGCAGCGGGTCCGTCCGGCCCTGCATGA
- a CDS encoding NAD(P)/FAD-dependent oxidoreductase, producing MVDRPQHVVVVGAGMVGLATAWFLQERGAQVTVVDRTGVLAGSSRGNAGWLAPALTLPLPDPAILATGALAALKPSSPVYVPPTANPRLLKWLVSFTRHCTPGRWRSAMEVFTAANRQALAAFDELGIDEPTKPADPFLAAFRTEKDREVLVEEFENVASLGGVTDVELLDGGAVHGLEPALGEEVSCGLQLRGQRFIDPGRYVTSLAEAVQARGGEIVLASVDGVASEGRGVVVRTSTGPVTADAVVLAAGAWLSALARPHGVRSFVQAGRGYSFTVRPESQPRGPLYFPTQRVACTPLGAAGSEDAFRVAGMMEFRRPDAPLDPRRIAAIIDAARPMLRGVDWEARTDEWVGSRPCTADGLPLVGATRTPGVHVAGGHGMWGIALGPLTGRLVADQVMQGRTDPLLRSFDPLR from the coding sequence ATGGTGGATCGACCGCAGCACGTCGTGGTGGTGGGCGCGGGCATGGTCGGGCTCGCCACGGCCTGGTTCCTCCAGGAACGTGGGGCGCAGGTCACGGTCGTGGACCGCACGGGGGTCCTCGCCGGCTCCTCGCGCGGCAACGCGGGCTGGTTGGCACCGGCACTGACGCTGCCCCTGCCGGACCCGGCGATCCTGGCGACCGGCGCGCTCGCGGCACTCAAGCCGTCCTCGCCCGTCTACGTGCCGCCGACCGCCAACCCCCGCCTGCTGAAGTGGCTCGTGTCGTTCACCCGGCACTGCACGCCCGGCAGGTGGCGTTCGGCCATGGAGGTGTTCACGGCCGCGAATCGGCAGGCGCTCGCCGCGTTCGACGAGCTCGGCATCGACGAGCCCACCAAGCCGGCCGATCCGTTCCTCGCGGCCTTCCGCACCGAGAAGGACCGGGAGGTGCTCGTCGAGGAGTTCGAGAACGTCGCGTCGCTCGGCGGCGTGACCGACGTCGAGCTGCTCGACGGCGGTGCCGTGCACGGCCTCGAGCCGGCGCTCGGCGAGGAGGTCTCGTGCGGCCTGCAGCTGCGCGGGCAGCGCTTCATCGACCCGGGCCGCTACGTCACGTCGCTGGCCGAGGCGGTGCAGGCGCGCGGCGGCGAGATCGTCCTGGCGTCGGTCGACGGCGTCGCCTCCGAGGGCCGAGGCGTCGTGGTCCGCACGTCGACCGGTCCGGTGACGGCCGACGCGGTGGTTCTCGCAGCGGGGGCCTGGCTGTCGGCACTCGCCCGGCCCCACGGCGTGCGCTCCTTCGTGCAGGCGGGCCGCGGCTACTCGTTCACGGTGCGACCCGAGAGCCAGCCGCGCGGGCCCCTCTACTTCCCGACCCAGCGAGTGGCCTGCACGCCGCTCGGGGCGGCAGGATCGGAGGACGCGTTCCGCGTGGCCGGGATGATGGAGTTCCGCCGGCCCGACGCCCCGCTCGACCCGCGGCGCATCGCGGCGATCATCGACGCTGCCCGGCCGATGCTCCGCGGTGTCGACTGGGAGGCGCGCACCGACGAGTGGGTCGGATCACGACCGTGCACGGCCGACGGCCTGCCGCTCGTGGGCGCCACGCGCACGCCCGGCGTGCACGTCGCGGGTGGTCACGGGATGTGGGGCATCGCCCTGGGTCCGTTGACGGGTCGGCTCGTGGCCGACCAGGTCATGCAGGGCCGGACGGACCCGCTGCTGCGGTCGTTCGATCCGCTGCGCTGA
- a CDS encoding DUF308 domain-containing protein has product MSASMHLFTGSVLVLVGAVLAIFFPDAEFAWFTGRPFGAVLAIFGVVDLAQGFRERSHRADG; this is encoded by the coding sequence ATGAGCGCCTCGATGCACCTGTTCACCGGGTCCGTGCTGGTCCTCGTCGGCGCCGTGCTGGCGATCTTCTTCCCGGACGCCGAGTTCGCCTGGTTCACCGGCCGACCCTTCGGCGCCGTGCTCGCGATCTTCGGCGTCGTCGACCTCGCTCAGGGGTTCCGGGAGCGCAGCCACCGGGCCGACGGCTGA
- a CDS encoding GAF and ANTAR domain-containing protein yields MPDSSFFAEMALELHAEETLADTLTRIVEFAQQALACDQAGILLVHSRTHLETMLATNDAVERSHELQHKLDEGPCLDAIEGEPFYVSGDVDADERWPRWGAEVAPLGLRSVISVRLASQNRRYGSLNLYSPEHNAWEDGDVEVATVFARHASVAVASAHHEAGLKVAAATRNVIGQAQGILMERFEIDADRAFAVLSRLSQHRNVKLRALAEQLVTNRTDPEFFKLPS; encoded by the coding sequence GTGCCGGATTCGTCCTTCTTCGCGGAGATGGCCCTGGAGCTCCACGCCGAGGAGACCCTCGCCGACACGCTGACGCGCATCGTCGAGTTCGCCCAGCAGGCGCTGGCCTGCGACCAGGCGGGCATCCTGCTGGTGCACAGCCGCACGCACCTCGAGACGATGCTGGCAACGAACGACGCGGTCGAGCGGTCCCACGAGCTGCAGCACAAGCTCGACGAGGGCCCGTGCCTCGACGCGATCGAGGGTGAGCCCTTCTACGTGTCCGGCGACGTCGACGCCGACGAGCGCTGGCCCCGCTGGGGCGCGGAGGTCGCACCCCTGGGTCTGCGCAGCGTCATCAGCGTGCGGCTCGCGAGCCAGAACCGCCGCTACGGCTCCCTCAACCTGTACTCGCCGGAGCACAACGCCTGGGAGGACGGCGACGTGGAGGTCGCCACGGTCTTCGCCCGCCACGCCTCCGTCGCGGTCGCCTCGGCGCACCACGAGGCCGGCCTCAAGGTGGCCGCAGCGACCCGCAACGTGATCGGACAGGCGCAGGGCATCCTGATGGAGCGCTTCGAGATCGACGCCGATCGTGCGTTCGCCGTGCTCAGCCGGCTCTCGCAGCACCGCAACGTCAAGCTCCGGGCGCTCGCCGAGCAGCTCGTGACGAACCGCACCGACCCGGAGTTCTTCAAGCTGCCGAGCTGA